From a single Lolium rigidum isolate FL_2022 chromosome 7, APGP_CSIRO_Lrig_0.1, whole genome shotgun sequence genomic region:
- the LOC124677160 gene encoding COBRA-like protein 6, with protein sequence MELPNAAPLVLVLAATLSFAVAYDPLDPNGNITMKWDVMSWTPDGYVATVTINNFQMYRQIMAPGWTVGWTWAKREVIWSMVGAQATEQGDCSKFKANLPHSCRRTPAVVDLLPGVPYNQQIANCCRGGVVSAYGQDPSASVAAFQISVGQAGTTNRTVKVPKNFTLLGPGPGYTCGPAKVVPSTVFLTADHRRKTQALMTWNVTCTYSQHLASKYPTCCVSFSSFYNDTIVPCAKCACGCDHKTCARTERDSKRLMSASGKSAVTAAHPVPVAVRGHVNRQSAAPLLQCTTHMCPVRVHWHVKLNYHDYWRAKVTVTNFNYRMNYTGWTLVAQHPNLDNITEVFSFDYKPVVSYGSINDTALFYGMKFFNDQLMEAGPYGNVQSEVLMRKDDTTFTFRQGWAFPRKIYFNGDECLMPPPDSYPYMPNAAPAAVSALSLLSSSVAGVAFLALLMA encoded by the exons ATGGAGCTTCCCAACGCCGCCCCGCTCGTGCTGGTCCTCGCCGCCACGCTCTCCTTTGCAG TGGCCTACGACCCCTTGGATCCCAACGGGAACATCACCATGAAGTGGGACGTCATGTCGTGGACGCCCGACGGATACGTC GCGACGGTGACGATCAACAACTTCCAGATGTACCGGCAAATCATGGCGCCGGGGTGGACGGTGGGGTGGACGTGGGCGAAGCGCGAGGTGATCTGGTCCATGGTGGGCGCTCAGGCCACGGAGCAGGGCGACTGCTCCAAGTTCAAGGCCAACCTCCCGCATTCCTGCAGGCGCACCCCGGCCGTCGTCGACCTCCTCCCCGGCGTGCCTTACAACCAGCAGATCGCCAACTGCTgccgcggcggcgtcgtctcCGCCTACGGCCAGGACCCCTCCGCCTCCGTCGCCGCGTTCCAGATCAGCGTCGGACAGGCCGGCACCACCAACCGCACCGTCAAGGTCCCCAAGAACTTCACCCTTCTCGGCCCAGGCCCTGGATACACCTGCGGCCCCGCCAAGGTCGTCCCCTCCACCGTCTTCCTCACCGCCGACCACCGCCGCAAGACCCAAGCACTCA TGACGTGGAACGTGACGTGCACGTACTCGCAGCACCTGGCGTCCAAGTACCCGACCTGCTGcgtctccttctcctccttctacAACGACACCATCGTGCCCTGCGCCAAGTGCGCCTGCGGCTGCGACCACAAGACCTGCGCCCGCACCGAGCGCGACTCGAAGCGCCTCATGTCGGCGTCGGGGAAGAGCGCCGTCACGGCGGCGCACCCGGTGCCGGTGGCGGTGCGCGGGCACGTGAACCGGCAGAGCGCGGCGCCGCTGCTGCAGTGCACCACGCACATGTGCCCCGTGCGCGTCCACTGGCACGTCAAGCTCAACTACCACGACTACTGGCGCGCCAAGGTCACCGTCACAAACTTCAACTACCGCATGAACTACACCGGCTGGACGCTCGTCGCGCAGCACCCTAACCTCGACAACATCACCGAGGTCTTTAGCTTCGACTACAAGCCAGTCGTATCCTACGGCTCCATCA ATGACACGGCGCTGTTCTACGGGATGAAGTTCTTCAACGACCAGCTCATGGAGGCGGGGCCCTACGGGAATGTGCAGTCGGAGGTGCTGATGCGCAAGGACGACACCACCTTCACCTTCAGGCAGGGCTGGGCCTTCCCGCGGAAGATCTACTTCAACGGCGACGAGTGCCTCATGCCGCCGCCGGACTCCTACCCATACATGCCCAACGCCGCTCCTGCGGCCGTCTCGGCACTGTCGCTCCTGAGCTCTTCCGTGGCTGGCGTCGCGTTCTTGGCGCTACTCATGGCATGA
- the LOC124675294 gene encoding COBRA-like protein 1 yields MALLFLRLGASIALLLALSALVPSSDAYDPLDPGGNITIKWDVMEWNPDGYTAVVSLYNYQQYRHIQLPGWKLSWMWQKKEIIWKMFGGQTTEQGDCSKFKAEIPHCCKRDPEIVDLLPGAPYGTQFANCCRGGVLNSWAQDSANAVASFKVVVGQAGTSNKTVKVPSSFTLRAPGPGYTCGPAKVVSPTKFISPDGRRSTQAHVTWNVTCTYSQFVARRSPTCCVSLSSFYNDTIVNCPTCSCGCQNNNSKPGSCVEGNSPYLASVVNGQSTSSLEPLVQCTSHMCPIRVHWHVKVNYKDYWRVKITVTNFNYRMNYSQWNLVAQHPNFDNLTTIFSFNYKPLSPYGTINDTAMLWGIKYYNDMLVTAGPDGNVQSELLFRKESGAFTFQKGWAFPRRVYFNGDNCVMPPPDAYPWLPNASPRLSASLTLALITVGTATALLLVHA; encoded by the exons ATGGCGCTGCTGTTCCTGCGCCTTGGTGCCTCCATTGCGCTGCTGCTCGCCCTCTCCGCGCTGGTGCCTTCGTCAG ACGCGTATGATCCGCTTGATCCGGGTGGGAACATCACAATCAAGTGGGATGTGATGGAGTGGAATCCAGATGGCTATACG GCTGTTGTTTCACTATACAACTACCAGCAGTATCGTCATATTCAACTGCCTGGCTGGAAACTCAGTTGGATGTGGCAAAAGAAGGAGATAATCTGGAAAATGTTCGGTGGCCAAACCACGGAGCAAGGCGATTGCTCCAAATTCAAAGCAGAAATCCCACATTGCTGCAAGAGGGACCCGGAGATTGTGGACTTGCTTCCTGGGGCACCATATGGCACGCAGTTTGCAAACTGCTGCAGAGGGGGAGTCCTCAACTCATGGGCACAGGACTCTGCCAATGCTGTGGCATCATTTAAGGTCGTTGTTGGTCAGGCAGGGACTTCAAACAAGACTGTCAAAGTGCCGAGCAGTTTCACCCTGAGGGCCCCCGGGCCGGGGTATACTTGCGGACCTGCCAAGGTTGTAAGCCCTACCAAGTTCATTTCACCGGATGGGAGGAGGTCAACTCAAGCCCACG TGACATGGAACGTGACATGTACCTACTCACAGTTTGTCGCGCGAAGGTCCCCGACGTGCTGCGTTTCGCTCTCGTCGTTCTACAACGATACCATTGTTAACTGCCCGACATGCTCATGCGGCTGCCAAAATAACAACTCCAAACCAGGAAGCTGCGTTGA AGGCAATTCACCTTATCTGGCTTCTGTGGTGAATGGGCAAAGCACGAGCAGCTTGGAACCACTAGTGCAATGCACCTCTCACATGTGCCCAATAAGGGTGCATTGGCACGTCAAGGTGAACTACAAGGACTACTGGAGGGTGAAGATCACGGTGACAAACTTCAACTACCGGATGAATTACTCGCAGTGGAACCTCGTCGCGCAGCACCCTAATTTTGACAACCTGACTACTATCTTTAGCTTCAACTACAAACCTCTGAGCCCATACGGAACAATAA ACGACACCGCGATGTTGTGGGGCATCAAGTACTACAACGACATGCTGGTGACAGCTGGGCCAGATGGGAACGTTCAGTCCGAGCTTCTGTTCCGGAAGGAGTCCGGGGCGTTCACCTTCCAGAAAGGCTGGGCGTTTCCGAGGAGAGTGTACTTCAACGGTGACAATTGCGTGATGCCGCCTCCAGATGCGTACCCGTGGCTGCCGAATGCTTCGCCGCGGTTGTCGGCTTCACTTACCCTTGCACTCATCACAGTTGGGACAGCAACGGCCTTGCTGCTTGTCCATGCGTAG